Proteins found in one Macaca nemestrina isolate mMacNem1 chromosome 4, mMacNem.hap1, whole genome shotgun sequence genomic segment:
- the LOC105474924 gene encoding 5'-AMP-activated protein kinase subunit gamma-2 isoform X6: MRFMRSHKCYDIVPTSSKLVVFDTTLQVKKAFFALVANGVRAAPLWESKKQSFVGMLTITDFINILHRYYKSPMVQIYELEEHKIETWRELYLQETFKPLVNISPDASLFDAVYSLIKNKIHRLPVIDPISGNALYILTHKRILKFLQLFMSDMPKPAFMKQNLDELGIGTYHNIAFIHPDTPIIKALNIFVERRISALPVVDESGKVVDIYSKFDVINLAAEKTYNNLDITVTQALQHRSQYFEGVVKCNKLEILETIVDRIVRAEVHRLVVVNEADSIVGIISLSDILQALILTPAGAKQKETETE; this comes from the exons gTTAAAAAGGCCTTCTTTGCTTTGGTAGCCAACGGTGTCCGAGCAGCACCACTGTGGGAGAGTAAAAAACAAAGTTTTGTAG GAATGCTAACAATTACAGATTTCATAAATATACTACATAGATACTATAAATCGCCTATG GTACAGATTTATGAATTAGAGGAACATAAAATTGAAACCTGGAGGG AGCTTTATTTACAAGAAACATTTAAGCCTTTAGTGAATATATCTCCAGATGCaag CCTCTTCGATGCTGTATACTCCTTgatcaaaaataaaatccacagaTTGCCAGTTATTGACCCTATCAGTGGGAATGCACTTTATATACTCACCCACAAAAGAATCCTCAAGTTCCTCCAGCTTTTT ATGTCTGATATGCCAAAGCCTGCCTTCATGAAGCAGAACCTGGATGAGCTTGGAATAGGAACGTACCACAACATTGCCTTCATACATCCAGACACTCCCATCATTAAAGCCTTGAACATATTTGTGGAAAGACGAATATCAGCTCTGCCTGTTGTGGATGAGTCAG gaaaAGTTGTAGATATTTATTCCAAATTTGATGTAAtt AATCTTGCTGCTGAGAAAACATACAATAACCTAGATATCACAGTGACCCAGGCCCTTCAGCACCGTTCACAGTATTTTGAAGGTGTTGTAAAGTGCAATAAGCTGGAAATACTGGAGACCATTGTGGACAGAATAGTGAGAGCTGAG GTCCATCGGCTGGTGGTGGTAAATGAAGCAGATAGTATCGTGGGTATTATTTCCCTGTCAGATATTCTGCAAGCCCTGATCCTCACACCAGCAG GTGCCAAACAAAAGGAGACGGAAACAGAGTGA